TAAAGACGCCCTTGTTTATTTGGGCATTCATTGATGTTCACAGGTCATCCGCTGTAAAAAACGCAGCCATGGCCTGTGACCAATTGCATGCTCCACTAACCATTTATTTAATAAGCGCTTGTATTTCGTTATACTGAAGTAACTTTACATGGAAACACCTTTCATCATCACGCTATTGGTATATCAAGCGGAAAGGGAGATGCTTCATGAAAGAGCGAATGAAAAACGGGATGATTTCCGCTATCATGTTTGCTGTATTTGCTGTTCTCTTTGGGTACTTTGTCGGCGGAGAGATACGGTGGGAGAACGTTACAGGTCTAGCGATAGGCGGGTTTATTTCCTGGGCCTTCATTATTCCACGGATTCGGAAACTGAGAGGAAAAAAAGAGGAGTAACAGGTCACTTAGGCAAATATTCGTCCTCCTTTAAACCAGCTATTTTTATCAACCGATCTATAGAAACTTTCAACTGCTCTCGGCCTGTTTCCTCTTTATGATGGCCGGCTCTCCTGATTATCCTTTTTCTCTATGTAGGTGATACGCGGTTCATACGTGCAACGTATGTCAAACGTCGTTTCTGAAGTCGTTATGACGTGGTGTTGAATAGAATAGATTTCCCTCCCCGGCCCCGGCTGTTCATCATACCATTCAAGATATTCCGAATCCGTGCATTTATACAAGTACCACGGCCTGTCGTCTTTTCCAACATCACCCGCCCGCGCTTTGGAAGCATGTTCAACAAAAGAACCCATCTTCACTTCCCCCGCAATTCGGAAGGACAGAACGAAATTTCCCTCGTCATACGTATCCTAATGAAAGTGCATCATACCCTTTTCGTTTTCAAAGGTAAGGATAAGACCATCTTTTGTCTCCCCCCATTCCACCTTCTCCAAATATCTCCCATGTCTATAGGCCGTCGGATTCCAGACGTGCATCTCCATAGTAGTAATGAGGGGCACCCTTTCGAATTTAATTTTTCAGAGGTTGTCCGCGTCGCAGCTGATTCTTACACCTTCCATCCCTGTTGTTTCTCATTTCATAAACGTCTTCCGCAATCACTTCTATCCTTCTTTTCGTAACATGTATGGCTCCTCCGTCGGCAAGTGCGATAAAAGGAATATTTTCTTTGTTTAAATGATGGTAAATGAATTCATCATCTTCTTTGACATAATGACACCATAACCTAGTTCCATGCAGGAGCTGAAGTGGCCTGTATTGGTTGGTTTGTCTCTGTTTAGTCGTGTAGGAAATATCACTTCCGAACAGGATGGCCCCGGCACTTTGACCAAAGATAATTCCTCCATCGTTATAGTACTGTCTTATAACCTCATCGAATCCACTCTTCTTTAATACTTCCAGCAAGGTTACACTTCTCCCTCCACTGAAATAAACCGCAGAAAAACGGGTTAAGTCCTCCCGTTTCTTATCGGCAAGGTCTGTCCACATCACGAATTCTTTTACGCCTAATGGCATAAGGATACTCTTAATATAATCGAAGCTCCTTTGATAGGATCGATGCTCTGCATCACCAGCCAAAGGGATATAGAGGATGGGTTTATCTGCATCCACCTTATTTACGAGAAACTGATATACGTCGAGGTTTTGTTCATAGCTTCCGCCGCCGGACAGGATTAAGCTTCCCAATTAATCACTCCCTCTCTTATTATTAGTTAACTCCTTAACAAGCGAATTTCTATAAATAAAGTTTCTTTTCCTCTCTCATAGCAAATTAAATGGAGACCATCTTCCCGGTTAAATCCAAAACACGAAAAAAAGAGCTGCCGAAACAGCTCTTTTACTTCTTTAAAACCGGGATCCAGATCTCGCTCCGGAACGTCGGAGCGCTCACGTCCTTCGACTCATTCCAAAGAATTTCCGGCCCCTCCTTTTGTTCATAGTTCGATGCCGGGAACCATTCCGAGTAAATCCGTCCCCAGACATCCTGCAGCGTTTCCGGAAAAGGACCGGCGGCTTCGAACACCGCCCATGTCGAGGCTTCGACCTCAAGCTTTGCGAAGGCATCGGGACACGCTTCGGTGGTCGCGACCCCTATATAGTGGTCGAGTTCTCCCTCCTCCTGCATCCTCCCTTCGGAAAAGTTCGCCGATGCACTGAGCATGCCGGATGGTTCGATGTTCGACAGCTGCTTCAGCTCCCGGATCGATGATTCGTCCAACGCTTCCCACATGGCTGCGATTTCCGGGTTGACCCCTTCGAAAATAATGGGGACCCTCTTTTTCAAACCGATGATACGGAATGCTTCTTTTTCTTCGATACGGTAGTTCATTTCCACTCCTCCTTTGATGGATAACTGGAAGGACATCGGCGGATAGGCTTTCAAGGCTTTTCCGTCCCGCTTCCCTTCAGACGGTGTGATGCCGTGCATGTGTTGAAACGCCTTGGCAAAAGCGTCGGGGGAGCCGTACCCGTAGCGGAGAGCTACGTCGATGACCTTGGCACCGCCCTCCCTCAACTCAAAGGCTGCAAGCGTCAGCCGCCTGCGCCGGATATATTCCGAGAGTGGGATGCCTGCAAGGAAGGGAAACATTCTTCGGAAATGGTATTCCGAACATTGTGCTATTGCCGCCACTTCCTTCATGTCGATCTCCCCGGTCAGGTGTTCCTCGATATATTGGATTGCGTTGTTCATAGCGTTGAGCCTATCCACTGGCATGACCTCCTATAGACTTAGAATAACAGGTCGGGATGCGGAGTACCCGACTTTCGGTGCACGATTTGGACGGTACGCACCGATACTATTGATTGATTCATCAATCAATATAAGCTATAAATTACCTGCCTTCGCTTCTTCCTTCTCCTCCGTCCGAGTGAGATGCGTATCGACACGCAGAAACAGGACAAGCCCAACGGCACCGAGCACCAGATATTTCATCCCCATCACCCAGGCAGGCACGAATCCGCTTAACAGGACGCCGAGAGCGGCGACGAGCATGGCGATGTAGCCGGTGAACTGGAAAACCGCTAAGTACGAGCTTCGTTTATTATCCGGAGCCAGATCTGCAAGCATGCTCTGTTTGACGGGGATATATAACAGCTCCCCGAACGTTACGACAGCCATCAGTACGATCAGGATCCACGGAGAATCCACCACGGTAAACAGGGTGTAGCCGATCGTATAGGATATCAATCCTACCAACAGTATCGCTTTGTTCCTCCACTTTTTCACGAGCCACGTAAGGAAACCGGCAGCGAAGACGACGAGAAACGTGTTTTCCGAGCGCAGGATTCCAAGGATCAGGAACCCGTCGACCTCGACATTTATGGAAGAAAAGGAAAGCAGCGGCTGCGCTTCGATCGTTTGGACGAAGTGGATCGCCAGGAAGTTCGTCAGTTGTTCCTCGAGTGAGTATATACAGATCCCTGCAAAGAGGAGCATCAGGAATACCCGGTCCTGAAAGACGACTTTATAATTGTTCCATATCGTTGGTTGGACTTTTTGTACAGAAGGTTGCAGCTCTTGGTGAGGTTTGATGTAGGATTCTGTGATGAAGAGTTGTGTGATGACGGCAGAGAGCAGCGAGACACCGGCTATGCCGAGAAACAGCTGGAACAAGTACTGTTGAAAAAGGACGGCCCCGATCACGCCGGCAACCGCGGAGGAAATGTTCCCGACCCAGTACAACAGTGTGAATACATAGCGCCGGTGTTCACTGGAGGTCACATCGAGCACCATCGCTTGGGAGACCGGACCGATCAGCCCGCCGAAGAACATCCCGAAAATAAAGAAGCTGTAGGTGAGATACGGCGCGTCCAACCACGGGGAATTCAGCCAGGCAATGATAAAAAAAGTGAAAGCGGAGCCGATTTCTGCCCAAACCATCAAGCGCTTGCGCCCGATCCGGTCTGAGTAGAAGCCGCCGATGATGCCGCCGGCGATTCCTAAGAATACAAGGCTTGCGACCATCAGACCCGTCACCGTCTCGCCGACCTTCTGAGCGAAATATACCGTTAAGAAAGGAAGCACCATCATGTTGGAGAACTGGGTGATGAATTGCGTGAATACCCTGATCTTCACATTCGGGTGCAGCTGTTTAAAGGACATGCCCTCTCCCCTCTTCATAAGGATCTCGGCCCGAACAGCAGGTAGGCATGGCGGGTGAACATATCCCACGCCTTACGGTCGTCCGCTGTCTCCGTGAAAGTCAGGCGCGCACCGTTGACGTAGGCAAGGTATGTATCACTGACGTCATCCGGCTCCAGTTCCATCAACTCCCCAAGCTCCTGCCCTTTGACGATCAACGGACGAAGCGCATTCCGCAGCTGAACGGCAAATTGGTCGAGCTCCATGAATAAATCAGGAAATCGTTCCCGCTGGGCAATCACATACTGCAGCAGACGTACATAGACCGTTTGCTGAGCGAAGAAATTAACGTGCTGCTCGATCAGTTCGCGGATCTGCACGGTCGGCTCTTCCGACGGTTCCGGTGAAGCGAGCATCACCGCCTTCACTTCCTCCAACGGCTCCAGGACAGAAGCGTGGAAAAGCTCCTCCTTGTTTTCAAAATAAGTAAACACCGTACCGAAGCTTACCCCGGCAGCCTTTGCCACCTCTTTGATCGTCGCATTGGAGTACCCATTCATAGAGAACATCTGGATCGCAGCTTGAAGGATCCGTTCTCTCTTTTCTGCAGACTTCTGCATCGCCATAAGTGTCCACTCCTTTTTCCATAGTTATTAATGATTGATTGATTAATCATTATTGTATTGGATAAAATTGGAGTTGTAAAGCAGGAATACATATCATCCCTTAAAACAGCTCTTACACACCCTTATATTTTTCCAGGAGATTAACCGGTCACAGTAAACGTTTTCATATATTTCGATTTGAAGATGTTTATCTATATATATCAGGGGTATTACAGAACTAATACAATATACCTAAGGAGCCCTTGAATGAGATTGGAACAAGACCTTCTCCAGAGAATTGAAAACAAAGACAAAGATTCTTTAACCGAAATTTATGATTGCTACATCCAATACATATACAGATTACTTACCAGCAGAATCGATGACTCTTCCAGGGTAGAAAAGATTATAAAAGAATTATTTGAAGATATTTGGAACGATCCACAAAGCTATTCTCATGGTAAGTATTTCTCATCTACTTTAACTAAGAAATGTCTAATCCTAATCAGAGAGTAAATCATTTCCTTTCATTGAATAGCTATCTGACATAGATTCAAGGCTTGCCAATGTATATACCTATTGATATGTGCTAAAATTTAATTACCACATTCTGGTCGGGAGCAATTCTCCCGGCTTTTTTATGTATACCTATGAAAGGAGGACAGCCATGAGCGCGTGCATCTTACTTAAAGAGCGCATCGAGAAGAAAAGACGGAACATGTACAACGCCTACCTCAGCCACGCCGACTATCAAAGCATCGTCAAGATCTCGCAGGAATTGGACCACCTTCTGAACCTTTACCGGAAACATTGCCAGTAAGGACGAATACAACCACAGGCTCCGCGCATACTACATAATAAAAAGCAGATCGGAGAACAGCATGTTTAACTTTTTTCCCTATGATACGGCCGGATGGATCATGCTCGGTGCGATGGTTCTGAATTTTATTGGTATGCTTGTGCTGCTTTTTTTGGGACTGAAGGGTAAGTGAGGGTTTATGGAAGGAACGAAATGGAAAGGATGCAGATGGTGGCTCCCCAAATGAAGTGCTTTGACTGCATTCAAACCTTCATGGCGAGTCCCCCTCCAATCTTTAGTCAGAGCGCATGCTCTGGCTTTTTTTATCTGCTTCGAACGATTTACATGGTAAAATAAACCCATATTAACAGGAGGTGGTTTCCCATGAAGCCAAGAGTATCTGTCATTACGATCGGCGTCGATAACCTGGAGGAATCGCTGCAGTTCTACCGGGACGGCCTCGGCTTTCCGACGGAGGGAATTGTCGGGGAGGAGTTCGAGTATGGAGCGGTCGCATTCTTTGATTTGCAGCCTGGTCTGAAGCTTGCTTTATGGAATCGGGAAAGCATCGCTCATGAAACGAAAGTGAAAACAGGCAGCCCGAGCCCGACCGAGTTCACGCTCGGTCACAATGTCAACAGTAAAGCCGAGGTCGATGAAGTGATGGCTAAGGCGGAAAAAGCTGGTGCATCAATCACCGACCCGGCGCACGATACGTTCTGGGGTGGATACTCCGGACACTTCCAGGACCCGGACGGGCACTTATGGGAAGTCGTCTGGAACCCTGACTGGGGTGAAGTGGAATAATTGACTTCCTGTATTTAAAGAGACGACCATTTCTTTTACAGGATGGCAGGGGAAATGGGACGTTATCCAGAGCCCACTTCCGGGAAGCTCTAGTATTCCTTTGTAAGTATTCCCTCTTCCTCCTCTGCCTGGTACTGGACCATCACTTGGGCATGAGGAAGCTTAAGATCATTCTTCAAAATATCCAAAAGCTCATCGACGCTTCGCTCATCCACAGGTTTCCGCTCTCGATTGACCCATATGGACACGGAAGGAGCTGCGTCCAGCTCTTGAATAGCAGGCAGATCCGTTTCCCCTATATACTTATCCGTCACGGCCGGGTCCGCATAGCTTACCATCACCATTTCGATCTCGGTAAACCGTTTTTCCACATCCTCCATAATCAAATCAGAGAGCTCATCTTCAAAATAATTGACGGCATACGTATCCACCATTTCCTTACTGGCAGCATCCTCATAGACGGTGAAGTCGACGCCGTTCGTTGTATTCCTTACCTTGGCAGCATAATCGAATCCGTGGAAATTCCCCATGTTGTCGTACAACGTATCGTACATCTCCATCTGCCCGGAAAAATGAGCGTCCAGATACGCACCTGCCTTCTCCTTCACTTCCTCTTCTTTTCCTGCATCAGGAGTCATATCGACGATAAAAATAACGATGAGGAAACCGACGATAACTCCTGCACCTGCCATCGCAATGAGCGTCCATTTCCCTAACTTTCCCATAGAATCCTCCCCTCGCACATGTCAGAATCCTTATCGCTTATCCTTACTCTGCCTATAGTTATCGATCACCAACTTCGCCCAATCAACAACATTTGAAGGCAGTCCGTCTATCGGAAAATACCTCAGGTCGATGCTCTCTCCATCGGCCATCGCTAATTTCCCAAATGTATGCTGCGCTTCATAAATGCCGATCACGTTGTACACCTCATCGCCGTTCGGGTATTTGAAATAAAATTCCTTCCCGGACAGTTGGTCGATGAACGTGACTCTCTCCGCCCGCAGACCCGTTTCCTCAAAAAGCTCCCTCGCAGCGGTCTCTTCCAAACTTTCCCCGGGCTCCATGGCTCCGCCTGGTAATCCCCACTCCTCTGTATCAGAACGATGCTGCAGCAAAAGCTCTCCGGAATCGTTGAATACAAGCACGGTCGACCCAGGTACGATTAACGGTCTTGTTCCAATCAGCTTCCTCATCTGCATGACATAATCAGACATACCGATCACCTTTTCCTTTCCGAAATCATTCCTCTTTAAAAGCTAACCCTTTCTCTTTCAAAGCGCCCTTCAGCTTCGGTATCGACGACGGCCCCAGGCCGTGAAATTTCAAGATTTCCTCTTCCCTGTAAGCAGATAACGTCTCCAAAGACGTGATTCCATTGTTTTCAAGAGCCCTTCTGGCGGGAGCTGCCAGGATGGAGAGAAATCCGGTTTCCGGTTTTCGCTCGCTTTCACAAATCGGGCAAGTGGGACAATCGCTGCTTTTATAGTAACGATGGCCCTTCTCACAGGTTCTCTGTTCTTTATTTTCAGTCATCTTCCTGCCTCCTTTAGTTACCAGTGTACCTGCAGTTTATTGCCGTCCGGGTCATAGAAGTGGAAGTAAGCATGGCCGTTGTCTTCCCGTATCTCCTCCACCTTCACCTTGTGATCGGTCAAGTGTTGGTGAAGCTCAGCCAGCCTCGGACTTGTAAACCCGATGCTGAACGCCGCTTCCTTATTAATCGTGAAATGAGCAAACGTTTCATCATTGGTAGGCACCAAGATAAGTAGAAACGGACCATCCTCCACTTTGATGATCGCCACCGGTTCTTCCGTTATAGTCAAAAGCTCGAGCCCCAACGCGTCCGTGTACCACCGGGCGGAAGCCGTCAAATCCTTCACTGGAATCCTGACGTAGTGCACCTGTTCAATAAATGAATGACTCATCCTATCCCCTCCTTTTTTCATTTTTATTAGATTCCCACCATTCATGAAAAACTTAGGCAGAGCAATAGAAGTATCCATGGGGTTTCTTCCTTTCATGATACCATGAAAATTTTACCAAACGAACATCTTGATGGTGCTCACCAATACGATGGTATAAAAAGATGCCGGACCTCTCCATAGAGTTCCGGCATCTCCTTTCAAGCGTCAATCGAGCAATTTCCTATTGATGATCACATATACGATGGTAAGCAGCACGAGCATGGCGACTATAAGGACCGTACCTTCCCCGGCGTAGTGAACCACACTGTTGAAGATCGCAAGCAAACCTAAAGGCAGAAAAAAGCCAAGGCCCGTAACGGTGCCTAACAACGACTTATTCCGAATCATCTTCTCGTTAAAACCCGCCAGCAGCCACGTCTGTTTCTTTACTCCGACCAAAAAGGAAACCCCTAGAAGAACGATTCCGAGCAACAGCAATCCATAGTCCACGTTTTCTCCCGCCTTTCTGGGTCTATACCATATCTACGTTTTAAATCCATCCAGGTTCCAATATTTTACTTTGATGACTCAATACTTGCTTTTAGGAACAACAAAGAGGGCGATCATACCGACAAGCGAGAATAGGATAAACAAAAACGGATATCCTTCCATATCGACCAACCTTCCGGCAAGCGTCGATCCCATTACCTGCCCAAAGGCAAGCAGGACGAAAGGAACACCGATTCCGAGAGAAGGGTTGCTTTTGAATATGGAAATCCCCCATAGGATCAAAACCCCTGACATGAAAATATAGGAGCTGCCGAATAAAGCGGGGGAAAGCACACCTGCTAGTTTGTTTCCCGATAAAAACACCAATGCAAGAGACGATGCAGCTAACAGAATCACAGAAATCCGGTAGGCGCTTGCCATTCCGATTTTTTGGATGACGCCCCCGACGGTCCCGCCAAGCAGCCCCGCCGCTCCGATAATCACCCAAAACCACTCGCCCAGGTAAAGAGGGGCTGTGTCCAAATGCAGGATGTAGTCTCTGGAAAACGTCCAATAAGCAGAGCTTGCGATTCCCAATAAAGTCGCAGCAATGATCAATGGCAAGGAATGGTGCCAATTGGCTTTCTTAACTTGCACCGTCTTCTGCTTCCTCCCAATTCTCTGTTTCGGAAGTGACTTATAATTAAGGAAGCATACCAGCGCAGCGATTGCCATGAAGATGAGATAGCTGATTCTCCAATGGTCACTAAGGACAATCGCCGTCACGCCCGTAAGCGCTGTTCCGATGCTGGTGCCTGAGTTGATCCAGGAGTTCGTTTGACTCTGCTGCGTTTCTTCGATATGTTCCTGAACGATATCTGCGTATGGTGGAGAGGAAAAGCCTGTACTCAGCCCGGCTGTGAAAATACCCAGACCGAGGAGCAGGGGGTTGGCAGAAGCAGCGATCACTCCTAATCCTATGACGGACGTGAACCCGGCTGTCATCAAGATGAAGGTTGGTGTAAACCTTTGAGAGAATACCATCACTAGAACGATAGCGATACAGTAGGCTAAATAGGACAACGAAGAAATCAGACCGGAAGTGGAAGCGTTCATAGGTATCGATTCACTAATGTATGGAAGCATCAGCCCGTAACTGAAACGGGATAAGCCATACGTGACCGCTATCATCGGCAGACCGACGGATATCAGTTTATTGGCATTCATGTCGCACCTCCATTTATATAGAACGTTCATTCTAATTTAGGGTAAAAAGAAAAGGAAATAGCGACTATTTCCTTGTTTGAACTTTTATCGTATCTGCTAAATGTCCAGCACCGGCTTTCACTTTTTCTATATCAAGAATCTGAGCCATCGAAGTTATTCCTTCCAACAAAATGGAAATCTGTACACTAAGGGATTCGCCATTTTTGAAAAACCTCAAATCTTTTGCGATTTTGTCGATAAGCTTCTGCTTGTGCTCCTGCGTCAGCGACGAAATGTCTTCGTTCGCTCCGGCATACTCCTGCTTGGCCCGAAGGAACATGCAGCCATTCATCCCTTCCTCTTCCACCCATTTCAGATGGGCCTCTACGATGGAATCGATATACGCTTCCGCATCCCCATCCTTGTTGATGATAAGGTCCAGACGCATGAAATACTGCTTCTCCCTTTCCCGTAACACGGCAGCGATCAACTCTTCTTTCGATTTGAAATGATAATACATCGTCATCGTCGCTACGTCTGCCTGCTCCAGGATTTTCTTGACCCCGACAGAATGAAACCCGTGCTCATAAAATAGTGCTTCCGCTGTCTCCATGATTGCTTCTTTTTTGCTTGATTTTTTCATCGTATCATCCTTATATAGAACGTTCATTATAACTAAGGTAACACAGGCCCGACATTAACACAAACCGGGATTTATTATAAAACCCCCGATTTAAAGGTCCATCCAGATTCTTTGGCACCCTATGAACGACTCCCCTTCAAAAGAGAGTCTATACACATCAGGCATCGCAAGCTGTTTCCAGAACGAATACCCATACGCTTCGTCAAAATAATTCATGATCAGCACCATGATATTCCCGTGCGTCCCGATGACGACATTCATGTTTTCATAGTCTGCTAAGACGGTTTTCATGCCTCTGATCCCTCGTTGCTGTGCGTCCCTGTTCGACTCTCCGCCTTCCCAGCTGAAGTCCGGGTCCGCCCATACTTTTTCGATTGCCGCTTCAAAGTCAGGGGCTTTCCCTTCCGTCAACGTCCTTTCTTTAAAATCCTCGAGGAGATGCACCTCTTTCCCATGAGAAACAGCCGTTCCTTCCACGGTTTGAACCGCTCTTGCATAGGGGCTGGAAAGGACGGCATCGATTTTCTCTTTTTTTAAAAGCTCGGTCACTTTCTCTGCATCCTTGTATCCTCTTTCTGATAACGGTCGATTCCTTTCGTCTGATGTGTAGGTCGAATGGGCATGTCGTACGAGGTACAGGTTGGTCGCCATAGAAGCCTCCTTGAAATAAAAGTTTCGGCTAATAAAGTCGCTTTGTATAGCTTTCTTCTAATCTCTTTTGAATGGAATCCACATTGGATTGTGGTAACTTCGCATGGTCAAACAACATGGCAGCAGCTGATGGCAGATGGGATTTGTCCAGCCAGGAGTCAGGCTTCCACAAGCCCGAACGCAGGAAAGCTTTCGCACAATGAACAAAGCATTCTTCTACCTCCACCCCGATACCGAGGAGCGGCTTTTTCCCTTTATGGGACATGCTCTCCAGAAGCTCGTCATCTGTCACTAACGTCGCTTTCCCATTCACCCTTAACGTTTCTTCCATTCCGGGAATGAAAAAGAGAAGACCTGCGCTTGGATTGGACAGAATGTTCCGCATCGAATCGACACGTTTATTGCCGGGCCTCTCCGGTATGACAAGCTGCTTTTCATTCAGAACCCGTACAAATCCGGCCTCATCTCCCCTCGGGGAAACATCGCAGAAGCCGAATTCATCGGCAGTGGATATAACAAGGAATGGAGATTTGGAGATAAACGCAGCACAATGATGATCCAGATAGGTCAATACTTTGTTTTTAACTAAGTCACTGGGAATACCGATGATGGCCCGCAATTCTTCTTCCGTTTGAATCGTTTCTTTGAAGCGATCGTTCTCTTTCATCATTACTCCTCCCCATTGCCCGATCAGCCAAGGCGCTTTGATCGGACTCTCAATCCTTCATCAATGACGAAATAACCGAGAGCGACAGGCAAGGCAACATACATGGCGATCGTTATGTAATTGTTGGTAACGAATGCAGCGGTTAATAGGAGCGCTGTCCCGATTCCACTCTTAATCCTTTCGTTATTTTCCAATATAGAAAAACTCAAATGACTTAGTAATAATTACCAATAATTATTTCAGATTAACTACTGAAATTCAATTATTACCACAAGCTGATTCTCATATATTCCTTCATAGAGCAATCGATATCTTCATTCTCTGCTTACACATATTTACTTATCAAATACCTCTCACTTAAAAGGAAGCTGTCAGTAGCCCCCCCAAATAAAGACTAATTATACGTCACTATTCAGGGGATGGTTCTGTTTTTTTCCTTTGTGTTCTCATTCCTTAATAGAGTAAGCTAGAAGATAGATGGTATATCCATATATGTTAGGGATAGTGTTACTACATAAGGGCTTAATCAGGAACCCTAATAGGAACAACATCGAACTTGCAGAATATTTGATTTGACAGTAGAGCCTTCCGGGTAGCAGCAAACTAGTTTATCTATGAAAGATAAAGGAACTATAAACGTACAAATCTTTGATTTCCCGCAAAAATAATAAACACGAATCTTCGTGTTGAATCGGATTGAAACGGTATCAAGATCAGGGTTATCAGGATACAGTACACCTTGTTCAAGCACGGTTGAACGTGTTGACTCTTCCACCATCTCACACTCAACAGAAACCTTTCCGCCATTATTTCGGCATGCAATAATC
This sequence is a window from Bacillus sp. SB49. Protein-coding genes within it:
- a CDS encoding VOC family protein, producing the protein MKPRVSVITIGVDNLEESLQFYRDGLGFPTEGIVGEEFEYGAVAFFDLQPGLKLALWNRESIAHETKVKTGSPSPTEFTLGHNVNSKAEVDEVMAKAEKAGASITDPAHDTFWGGYSGHFQDPDGHLWEVVWNPDWGEVE
- a CDS encoding DUF3784 domain-containing protein; this encodes MDYGLLLLGIVLLGVSFLVGVKKQTWLLAGFNEKMIRNKSLLGTVTGLGFFLPLGLLAIFNSVVHYAGEGTVLIVAMLVLLTIVYVIINRKLLD
- a CDS encoding TetR/AcrR family transcriptional regulator produces the protein MKKSSKKEAIMETAEALFYEHGFHSVGVKKILEQADVATMTMYYHFKSKEELIAAVLREREKQYFMRLDLIINKDGDAEAYIDSIVEAHLKWVEEEGMNGCMFLRAKQEYAGANEDISSLTQEHKQKLIDKIAKDLRFFKNGESLSVQISILLEGITSMAQILDIEKVKAGAGHLADTIKVQTRK
- a CDS encoding Type 1 glutamine amidotransferase-like domain-containing protein, coding for MGSLILSGGGSYEQNLDVYQFLVNKVDADKPILYIPLAGDAEHRSYQRSFDYIKSILMPLGVKEFVMWTDLADKKREDLTRFSAVYFSGGRSVTLLEVLKKSGFDEVIRQYYNDGGIIFGQSAGAILFGSDISYTTKQRQTNQYRPLQLLHGTRLWCHYVKEDDEFIYHHLNKENIPFIALADGGAIHVTKRRIEVIAEDVYEMRNNRDGRCKNQLRRGQPLKN
- a CDS encoding RNA polymerase alpha subunit C-terminal domain-containing protein, translated to MTENKEQRTCEKGHRYYKSSDCPTCPICESERKPETGFLSILAAPARRALENNGITSLETLSAYREEEILKFHGLGPSSIPKLKGALKEKGLAFKEE
- a CDS encoding MFS transporter, with the protein product MNANKLISVGLPMIAVTYGLSRFSYGLMLPYISESIPMNASTSGLISSLSYLAYCIAIVLVMVFSQRFTPTFILMTAGFTSVIGLGVIAASANPLLLGLGIFTAGLSTGFSSPPYADIVQEHIEETQQSQTNSWINSGTSIGTALTGVTAIVLSDHWRISYLIFMAIAALVCFLNYKSLPKQRIGRKQKTVQVKKANWHHSLPLIIAATLLGIASSAYWTFSRDYILHLDTAPLYLGEWFWVIIGAAGLLGGTVGGVIQKIGMASAYRISVILLAASSLALVFLSGNKLAGVLSPALFGSSYIFMSGVLILWGISIFKSNPSLGIGVPFVLLAFGQVMGSTLAGRLVDMEGYPFLFILFSLVGMIALFVVPKSKY
- a CDS encoding aspartyl-phosphate phosphatase Spo0E family protein gives rise to the protein MSACILLKERIEKKRRNMYNAYLSHADYQSIVKISQELDHLLNLYRKHCQ
- a CDS encoding MFS transporter; the protein is MSFKQLHPNVKIRVFTQFITQFSNMMVLPFLTVYFAQKVGETVTGLMVASLVFLGIAGGIIGGFYSDRIGRKRLMVWAEIGSAFTFFIIAWLNSPWLDAPYLTYSFFIFGMFFGGLIGPVSQAMVLDVTSSEHRRYVFTLLYWVGNISSAVAGVIGAVLFQQYLFQLFLGIAGVSLLSAVITQLFITESYIKPHQELQPSVQKVQPTIWNNYKVVFQDRVFLMLLFAGICIYSLEEQLTNFLAIHFVQTIEAQPLLSFSSINVEVDGFLILGILRSENTFLVVFAAGFLTWLVKKWRNKAILLVGLISYTIGYTLFTVVDSPWILIVLMAVVTFGELLYIPVKQSMLADLAPDNKRSSYLAVFQFTGYIAMLVAALGVLLSGFVPAWVMGMKYLVLGAVGLVLFLRVDTHLTRTEEKEEAKAGNL
- a CDS encoding histidine phosphatase family protein, giving the protein MATNLYLVRHAHSTYTSDERNRPLSERGYKDAEKVTELLKKEKIDAVLSSPYARAVQTVEGTAVSHGKEVHLLEDFKERTLTEGKAPDFEAAIEKVWADPDFSWEGGESNRDAQQRGIRGMKTVLADYENMNVVIGTHGNIMVLIMNYFDEAYGYSFWKQLAMPDVYRLSFEGESFIGCQRIWMDL
- a CDS encoding AraC family transcriptional regulator, which translates into the protein MDRLNAMNNAIQYIEEHLTGEIDMKEVAAIAQCSEYHFRRMFPFLAGIPLSEYIRRRRLTLAAFELREGGAKVIDVALRYGYGSPDAFAKAFQHMHGITPSEGKRDGKALKAYPPMSFQLSIKGGVEMNYRIEEKEAFRIIGLKKRVPIIFEGVNPEIAAMWEALDESSIRELKQLSNIEPSGMLSASANFSEGRMQEEGELDHYIGVATTEACPDAFAKLEVEASTWAVFEAAGPFPETLQDVWGRIYSEWFPASNYEQKEGPEILWNESKDVSAPTFRSEIWIPVLKK
- a CDS encoding NUDIX hydrolase; translation: MSDYVMQMRKLIGTRPLIVPGSTVLVFNDSGELLLQHRSDTEEWGLPGGAMEPGESLEETAARELFEETGLRAERVTFIDQLSGKEFYFKYPNGDEVYNVIGIYEAQHTFGKLAMADGESIDLRYFPIDGLPSNVVDWAKLVIDNYRQSKDKR
- a CDS encoding VOC family protein, coding for MSHSFIEQVHYVRIPVKDLTASARWYTDALGLELLTITEEPVAIIKVEDGPFLLILVPTNDETFAHFTINKEAAFSIGFTSPRLAELHQHLTDHKVKVEEIREDNGHAYFHFYDPDGNKLQVHW
- a CDS encoding TetR/AcrR family transcriptional regulator: MAMQKSAEKRERILQAAIQMFSMNGYSNATIKEVAKAAGVSFGTVFTYFENKEELFHASVLEPLEEVKAVMLASPEPSEEPTVQIRELIEQHVNFFAQQTVYVRLLQYVIAQRERFPDLFMELDQFAVQLRNALRPLIVKGQELGELMELEPDDVSDTYLAYVNGARLTFTETADDRKAWDMFTRHAYLLFGPRSL